In Polaribacter sp. Hel_I_88, the following proteins share a genomic window:
- a CDS encoding aldose epimerase family protein — MKFLKTFFFLIFSLLMLMACNQNKKNSIKTSILKAEDFQKTIDGKPVSLYALKNGTIEVFITNYGGRIVSILTPDKKGELADIVVGFKSIDAYLNANAPFHGALIGRVANRIGNGIFSINEIEYKLPINNGSNHLHGGPKGFHNQVWEVKKANHTELVLNYVSVDGEMGYPGNLNVEVTYALNAKNEFSISYKAKTDQPTPFNPTNHAFFNLTGNSSTLIYDHQLFLNADAMTILDSLNLPEGKMTIKNTPFDFTSLKKIGKDIDTNPTNLQLKRGNGYDHNFIINKKNTNELVEAATVIEPESGRKMEILTTAPCVQFFTGNFFNGSDKDKYGDPINYRGSFALETQQYPNAPNLNDVPSIMLHPNEINESSTFYRFSVIE, encoded by the coding sequence ATGAAATTTTTAAAAACATTTTTTTTCTTAATTTTTAGTTTGTTGATGCTAATGGCTTGCAATCAAAATAAAAAAAATAGTATCAAAACAAGCATTCTAAAAGCTGAAGATTTTCAAAAAACAATCGATGGCAAACCTGTCAGTCTTTATGCGCTTAAAAACGGAACTATAGAAGTTTTTATTACAAACTATGGTGGTAGAATCGTAAGTATTTTAACTCCTGATAAAAAGGGTGAATTAGCAGATATTGTTGTCGGTTTTAAAAGTATTGATGCCTATTTGAATGCTAATGCCCCGTTTCACGGCGCGTTAATTGGTCGTGTTGCAAATCGTATTGGAAACGGAATATTTTCCATAAATGAGATTGAATACAAGTTGCCCATCAACAATGGTAGTAATCATTTACACGGAGGCCCAAAAGGATTTCACAATCAAGTTTGGGAAGTTAAAAAAGCAAACCATACCGAACTTGTATTGAATTATGTTTCTGTCGATGGAGAAATGGGATACCCTGGAAATTTGAACGTAGAAGTTACCTATGCGTTAAATGCAAAAAATGAATTCTCAATTTCTTACAAGGCAAAAACAGATCAACCGACACCTTTTAACCCTACAAATCACGCTTTTTTTAATTTAACGGGTAATAGCAGCACTCTTATTTATGATCATCAACTTTTTTTGAATGCAGATGCGATGACAATACTCGATTCTCTAAATCTTCCCGAAGGAAAAATGACTATTAAAAATACACCATTTGACTTCACTTCATTAAAAAAAATAGGAAAGGATATTGACACCAATCCAACGAATCTACAACTAAAAAGAGGCAATGGGTACGATCATAATTTTATCATTAATAAAAAGAATACCAATGAACTGGTTGAAGCAGCCACTGTAATAGAGCCAGAAAGCGGAAGAAAAATGGAGATTCTAACCACAGCACCTTGTGTACAATTTTTTACTGGTAATTTTTTTAATGGATCAGATAAAGACAAATATGGTGATCCCATAAATTACAGAGGGTCTTTTGCTTTAGAAACGCAACAGTATCCGAATGCGCCTAATTTAAATGATGTGCCATCAATTATGCTACATCCCAATGAAATAAATGAATCATCTACATTTTATAGGTTTTCAGTTATAGAATAA
- a CDS encoding sulfatase, producing MKKHNFIFTFLFIFFQFGCAQEKRPNILFIIADDISKNSFGVYGSKDIKTPHFDRIANEGVLFTNAYVSNPKCAPSRATILTGRYSWQLEEAANHNPTMPEKWRFYPELLEETGYAIGFTGKGWGPGHFYGKHNPAGWEYNKIKCKPPYKGISNKDYAANFEDFLTKKNTDKPFVFWLGTHEAHRAFEKDSYKKAGKDLNKIAVQNSFPDNKIVRGDLADYGLEVEYHDAHIGRALAALEKRGLLENTLIIATSDHGMPFPHIKGQIYDEGFHVGLVARWGNKIKAGRTVTDFINFPDIAPTLLEVSGVKVHQQMTGKSFLNLLLSKKSGRIDTARSFSILGKERHDMGRTDGEQLTVGYPVRAIRNDNYLYAFNYKPNRWPAGNPEYDYKNCDDSPTRQFLLGLEEDNPDYKYYELSFGKRPEEELYDINKDPDCVHNLASDAQFNTIKTEMKSKMEKELIAQKDPRVLGKGDIFDYYPHGRPDKLIQLYGEKYYDMYEVFYNKYGIRSVPISKDSLKINKKIIQKYNESKQ from the coding sequence ATGAAAAAACACAATTTTATCTTCACTTTTTTATTTATTTTCTTTCAATTTGGCTGCGCACAAGAGAAAAGACCTAATATTCTCTTTATTATTGCAGATGATATTTCAAAAAATAGTTTTGGAGTTTATGGATCAAAAGATATTAAAACACCGCATTTTGATCGTATTGCAAACGAAGGCGTTTTGTTTACAAATGCCTATGTAAGCAATCCTAAATGTGCACCTTCAAGAGCCACTATTTTGACTGGTCGATATTCGTGGCAATTAGAGGAAGCTGCAAATCACAATCCTACAATGCCAGAAAAATGGCGCTTTTATCCTGAATTATTAGAAGAAACAGGCTATGCAATTGGATTTACCGGAAAAGGGTGGGGACCTGGTCATTTTTATGGGAAACACAATCCTGCTGGATGGGAATACAACAAAATAAAATGTAAACCACCTTATAAAGGGATTAGCAATAAAGACTACGCTGCAAACTTCGAGGATTTTTTAACAAAAAAAAATACGGATAAACCCTTTGTTTTTTGGTTAGGCACACATGAGGCACATCGTGCTTTTGAAAAGGATTCTTACAAAAAAGCAGGAAAAGATTTAAATAAAATTGCCGTGCAAAATTCTTTTCCAGATAATAAAATTGTACGAGGAGACTTAGCCGATTATGGGCTTGAGGTAGAATACCATGATGCACATATTGGACGTGCTTTGGCAGCACTCGAAAAAAGAGGTTTATTAGAAAATACCTTAATTATAGCAACATCAGATCACGGGATGCCTTTTCCACATATTAAAGGTCAGATTTACGATGAAGGTTTTCATGTAGGTTTGGTTGCACGTTGGGGTAATAAAATCAAAGCAGGAAGAACGGTTACAGATTTTATCAATTTTCCAGATATTGCTCCTACACTATTGGAGGTATCAGGTGTAAAAGTACATCAACAAATGACAGGGAAGAGCTTTTTAAATTTATTGCTTTCAAAAAAATCAGGAAGAATTGATACAGCTCGCTCATTTTCAATCTTAGGAAAAGAGCGTCATGATATGGGAAGAACAGATGGCGAGCAACTTACAGTTGGGTATCCTGTTAGGGCAATTAGAAATGATAATTATTTATACGCATTCAATTACAAACCCAATAGATGGCCAGCAGGCAATCCAGAATACGATTATAAAAATTGCGATGATTCTCCCACACGTCAATTTTTATTAGGATTGGAAGAAGATAACCCAGATTACAAATATTACGAGTTGTCTTTTGGTAAACGTCCTGAAGAAGAATTGTATGATATAAACAAGGACCCAGATTGTGTGCATAATTTAGCTTCGGATGCACAATTTAATACTATTAAAACAGAAATGAAGTCTAAAATGGAAAAAGAGCTGATAGCTCAAAAAGACCCAAGAGTTCTAGGGAAGGGAGATATTTTTGACTATTACCCACATGGAAGACCTGATAAATTAATACAATTGTATGGAGAAAAATATTATGATATGTATGAGGTTTTTTATAACAAATATGGCATTCGTTCTGTTCCAATTTCAAAAGATTCTTTAAAAATTAACAAAAAAATCATCCAAAAATATAATGAAAGCAAGCAGTAA
- a CDS encoding arylsulfatase, translated as MKASSNLVCVLMAFFAMTSCTAQKNKKPNIIYILADDMGYNELGAYGGKLIETPNIDKLATHGIKFTNHYAGSNICAPSRCALLTGKHTGNSWIRDNKPLPFEGNEPIKSSEVTVAEIFKKANYTTGVFGKWGLGYPNSEGSPDNQGFDEFYGYNCQRHAHSYYTNYMRQNNDSIPLNGNIEAPFTDFTADVIHNQALSFIENNQDKPFFLYYASTLPHNPYHQPDDELLTYYEKKFNIAKGDASDKGFTEPKYAAMSTRLDRQVGELIAKLKHLGILENTLIIFSSDNGTALRPNQDKFLKTGGNLQGRKGQVYEGGIKAPMIAFWQGKIKPGTTSSHISAFWDFLPTCAELVNIENPKDIDGISFLPTLLGQEKQQKKHDYLYWERNQSQAIRKDDMKAVISYDKTTKKQSVEIYNVRKDPNEKINLADSRPKLRNEFIKLAKTARVESELFPLIKNR; from the coding sequence ATGAAAGCAAGCAGTAACTTAGTGTGCGTACTAATGGCGTTTTTTGCAATGACTTCTTGTACTGCGCAAAAAAATAAAAAACCAAATATCATTTATATTTTAGCAGATGATATGGGCTACAATGAGCTTGGTGCTTATGGTGGAAAGCTAATTGAAACGCCCAATATTGACAAATTAGCAACTCATGGTATTAAATTTACAAATCATTATGCGGGTTCTAATATATGTGCTCCCTCACGTTGCGCACTTTTAACCGGAAAACATACAGGTAATTCCTGGATACGAGACAACAAACCACTTCCTTTTGAAGGTAATGAGCCTATTAAAAGTAGTGAAGTAACAGTCGCAGAAATTTTTAAAAAAGCCAATTATACCACAGGTGTATTTGGTAAATGGGGTTTAGGATATCCAAATTCAGAAGGTTCTCCAGATAACCAAGGGTTTGATGAATTTTATGGTTATAATTGCCAGAGACACGCACATTCTTATTACACCAATTATATGCGTCAAAATAACGATTCTATTCCTTTAAATGGAAATATAGAAGCACCATTTACAGATTTTACAGCAGATGTTATTCATAACCAAGCACTTAGTTTTATAGAAAATAACCAAGACAAACCATTCTTTTTGTATTATGCTTCTACACTGCCTCACAATCCTTATCATCAACCAGATGATGAGTTGTTAACTTATTATGAAAAGAAATTTAATATTGCAAAAGGAGATGCTTCGGATAAAGGTTTTACTGAACCTAAATACGCAGCAATGTCAACGCGTTTAGATAGGCAAGTAGGTGAGCTTATTGCCAAGTTAAAGCATTTAGGAATTTTAGAAAATACGCTTATTATTTTTTCGAGTGATAACGGAACAGCTTTGCGACCAAACCAAGATAAATTTTTAAAAACAGGAGGTAATTTGCAGGGTAGAAAAGGTCAAGTTTATGAAGGAGGTATAAAAGCTCCTATGATTGCTTTTTGGCAAGGTAAAATTAAACCGGGTACGACTTCTAGCCATATTTCTGCCTTTTGGGATTTTTTACCAACTTGTGCTGAATTGGTAAACATAGAAAACCCAAAAGACATAGACGGAATTTCTTTTTTACCAACATTATTAGGTCAAGAAAAACAACAAAAAAAACACGATTATTTATACTGGGAACGCAATCAAAGTCAGGCCATCCGAAAAGACGATATGAAAGCAGTTATTTCTTATGATAAAACAACTAAAAAACAATCAGTAGAAATTTATAATGTGCGTAAAGATCCTAATGAAAAAATAAACTTAGCTGATTCGAGACCAAAACTAAGAAATGAATTTATAAAATTGGCTAAAACCGCTAGAGTAGAATCGGAGTTGTTTCCTTTGATAAAAAATCGATAG
- a CDS encoding sulfatase has protein sequence MKKILIIGLLAFYTSTFAQTNEKPNIILIAVDDLNDWIGVYDGNSQIKTPNIDKLAENAMVFRNASCSGPVCGPSRSALLSGFMPGKTGIYGNGNNMLDSKLVQENATLPEYFSKNGYTTISKGKIFHKHITENGVDHGQWAFDIWEQEKGNDKINTNKLYSRNKGIINGKKIPDAKYTKGKGTQFSWAPTIEAKEETKDYNTAEWFAGKLKDDYEKPFFMAVGISKPHLPWFVPQEYFDMYGLDSLKIPEYRDDDYDDILDKNGKKIFKPSVDFLWAKQDKELFKRAVRAYMASVSYADDCVGVVMDALRKSKYAENTIVILIGDHGWHLGEKLRFRKAELWKESTQTPFILHVPGMSKMQYCNRNVNLIDIYPTLIDLAKLPAKSNLDGVSISPLIKDPTKTWYPTLTTDGEGDHSVMSEDWHYIIRSRNGGLEELYNLTEDPMEWNNLANSKSKEVQKMKQYLKTFVPKNDAKRIQNSGKDKSIKYLDNTIKSRRILSKLK, from the coding sequence ATGAAAAAAATACTAATAATTGGATTGTTGGCATTCTATACATCAACTTTTGCACAAACAAACGAAAAGCCTAATATTATACTAATCGCTGTTGATGATCTTAACGATTGGATAGGGGTATACGATGGCAATTCCCAAATTAAAACCCCTAACATAGATAAACTAGCAGAGAATGCCATGGTGTTTAGAAATGCAAGTTGCTCAGGACCTGTTTGCGGACCTTCACGATCTGCCTTATTATCTGGTTTTATGCCAGGTAAAACAGGGATTTATGGTAATGGAAATAATATGTTAGATTCTAAATTAGTTCAAGAGAATGCAACATTACCAGAATATTTTTCGAAAAATGGATATACGACCATTTCAAAAGGTAAAATTTTTCATAAACACATTACTGAAAATGGAGTAGATCATGGACAATGGGCTTTTGATATTTGGGAGCAAGAAAAAGGAAATGATAAGATAAATACCAATAAACTTTATTCAAGAAATAAAGGCATTATCAATGGTAAGAAGATTCCAGATGCAAAATATACCAAGGGTAAAGGTACGCAGTTTTCGTGGGCACCAACTATAGAAGCAAAAGAGGAAACAAAAGATTATAATACAGCCGAATGGTTTGCTGGTAAATTAAAAGACGATTACGAAAAACCTTTTTTTATGGCAGTTGGGATTTCAAAACCACATTTACCTTGGTTTGTGCCACAAGAATATTTTGATATGTATGGGTTAGACTCTTTAAAAATTCCAGAATATCGTGATGATGATTATGACGATATTCTAGATAAAAATGGAAAGAAAATATTTAAGCCGTCTGTAGATTTTCTTTGGGCAAAACAAGATAAAGAACTTTTTAAAAGAGCCGTTAGAGCTTATATGGCGTCAGTGAGTTATGCCGATGATTGCGTAGGCGTTGTGATGGATGCTTTGAGAAAAAGTAAATATGCAGAAAATACTATCGTAATTTTAATAGGTGACCACGGTTGGCATTTAGGAGAAAAACTCCGGTTTAGAAAAGCAGAACTCTGGAAAGAATCAACACAAACACCCTTTATTTTGCATGTACCAGGGATGTCTAAAATGCAATATTGTAATAGAAATGTAAACTTAATTGATATTTACCCAACACTTATTGATTTGGCTAAGTTACCAGCAAAATCTAATCTCGATGGCGTAAGTATTAGTCCACTAATAAAAGATCCAACCAAAACTTGGTATCCAACACTAACTACAGATGGCGAGGGAGACCATTCTGTAATGTCTGAAGATTGGCACTACATCATAAGATCTAGAAATGGTGGTTTAGAGGAATTATATAACCTTACAGAGGATCCAATGGAATGGAATAATTTAGCGAATTCAAAATCTAAAGAGGTGCAAAAGATGAAGCAATATCTAAAAACGTTTGTACCTAAAAACGATGCCAAACGAATTCAAAACAGTGGCAAAGATAAATCAATTAAATACCTAGATAATACGATAAAATCAAGGCGAATACTTTCAAAACTTAAGTAG
- a CDS encoding dienelactone hydrolase family protein, whose protein sequence is MKKIVCFGLLFIATIQIIKAQGVEANVLEKYEPYVYDEMSYRLMKPAGFDKNKKYPVMLSLHGAGGKGSDNRKQLRRWNEYLAKDEIREAYPCYVLAPQTNGLWNNEDLSKIKLIIKDLESIDMSRIYVLGHSMGGHGTYRFIQFDTTYFAAAAPSAGSGLATTEPFVEVSKIKHIPIWVFHGDKDPKCPYEKDVKIFEEMKDIGGNMKFTTWVGDKHGGPIALKMVTGADNGITQVSSDLCDKEPIFLKWLFNQKKSK, encoded by the coding sequence ATGAAAAAAATAGTATGTTTCGGATTACTTTTTATAGCAACAATTCAAATCATAAAAGCACAAGGAGTTGAGGCTAATGTATTAGAAAAGTACGAACCTTATGTGTATGATGAGATGTCTTATAGACTAATGAAACCAGCAGGATTTGATAAAAATAAAAAATACCCAGTTATGCTATCATTGCATGGTGCAGGAGGAAAAGGTAGCGATAACAGAAAACAATTAAGACGATGGAATGAATATTTAGCTAAGGATGAAATTCGTGAAGCGTATCCATGCTATGTGCTAGCACCCCAAACAAATGGCCTTTGGAATAATGAAGATCTCTCTAAAATTAAATTAATTATCAAAGATTTAGAGTCTATAGACATGAGCCGTATCTATGTGCTAGGGCATTCTATGGGAGGACATGGAACTTATAGGTTTATTCAATTCGATACTACTTATTTTGCTGCGGCAGCGCCTTCTGCAGGTAGTGGTTTAGCAACAACAGAGCCTTTTGTAGAGGTGTCAAAAATTAAGCACATCCCTATCTGGGTTTTTCATGGCGATAAGGATCCAAAATGTCCATATGAGAAAGATGTCAAAATTTTTGAAGAAATGAAGGATATTGGAGGTAATATGAAGTTCACTACTTGGGTAGGCGATAAACACGGTGGACCCATTGCCTTAAAAATGGTTACAGGAGCAGATAATGGAATCACACAAGTAAGTAGTGATTTATGTGATAAAGAACCCATATTCTTAAAATGGCTATTCAATCAAAAAAAAAGTAAATAA
- a CDS encoding beta-galactosidase, with protein sequence MKKYQLLFFVIFIFSLLFMGSCSSRASKAQSSEPFIRKAGVLPLKACGVWSWYSTGGAPKKWSGKISAEEIYPGLKGIPIVIGWNELEPEEGVYHWDLVDDIIKKAAANDKYVFTLLWLNPVNAEWLYDKGVPKVEINTSKRDPHFATLPYPMDDKYKFYSERIITKFAEHIRNLPPHLLERVAFHQVVEGSTGDGFCYKGDPIDPKYNVSREEWADYQKYIRKFTVNAFTEKESGLPEIPLLIHLMTDGGMTWGAEQYEGFLTKKGVASHFYHSNYSRSKSLVYEPYNTSDNELGRPVFSRGEGETMWMREWIKKDSLQNLYWSAFHALHWGLDIWNIPEHILVEPKWYPAMDVFNKYAGLKFPERSPYAFAALKDELNFDDTVRFPEAIYGKASKNNTDRILKICADFEDHGALVEDLSKTLAGSLQSRGRKGYNDVAKDRIDTDYRMYLYSIDQVETSIGWWHVGPKDQPYGRFARGFEHASGKDTLYFKFHNTFFDGTPGKLKFRIIWLDNNDGEWALGYDIGKAKLKIAKIVKGKNTGRWIEEEIQINDALMQKNGPRGSDIAIINTDNKDDIFHLIEAEKQY encoded by the coding sequence ATGAAAAAGTATCAACTTTTATTCTTTGTTATTTTCATCTTTTCATTATTATTTATGGGAAGTTGTTCTTCAAGAGCTTCAAAAGCGCAAAGCTCAGAGCCTTTTATTCGTAAAGCGGGTGTTTTACCACTTAAGGCATGTGGGGTATGGAGTTGGTACTCAACAGGAGGTGCACCAAAAAAATGGAGCGGTAAAATTTCTGCAGAAGAAATTTATCCTGGATTAAAAGGCATTCCAATTGTAATTGGATGGAATGAACTAGAACCGGAAGAAGGTGTTTATCATTGGGATCTCGTGGATGATATTATAAAGAAAGCTGCGGCTAATGATAAATATGTGTTTACGCTACTTTGGCTAAACCCTGTAAATGCAGAGTGGTTGTACGATAAAGGTGTTCCAAAAGTAGAAATTAACACCTCTAAAAGAGATCCTCATTTTGCAACATTACCCTATCCAATGGATGATAAGTACAAGTTCTATTCTGAACGAATTATTACAAAGTTTGCAGAACATATAAGAAATTTGCCACCTCATTTATTAGAAAGAGTTGCATTTCACCAAGTAGTTGAGGGGTCAACAGGTGATGGCTTTTGTTATAAGGGTGACCCTATAGATCCAAAATACAATGTATCCCGCGAAGAATGGGCAGATTACCAAAAATATATCCGAAAATTTACGGTGAATGCTTTTACGGAAAAAGAAAGTGGATTACCTGAAATACCGCTTTTGATACATTTAATGACAGATGGGGGTATGACTTGGGGTGCAGAGCAATATGAAGGGTTTTTAACAAAAAAAGGAGTAGCTTCTCATTTTTATCACAGTAATTATTCACGCTCAAAATCATTGGTTTACGAACCATACAATACATCGGATAATGAATTGGGTAGACCTGTTTTTAGCAGGGGTGAAGGTGAAACCATGTGGATGAGAGAATGGATTAAAAAAGATTCTTTACAAAACCTATATTGGAGTGCTTTTCATGCTTTACATTGGGGATTGGATATTTGGAACATACCTGAACACATTTTAGTAGAACCAAAATGGTATCCAGCCATGGATGTTTTTAATAAATATGCGGGTCTTAAATTTCCTGAAAGGTCACCTTATGCATTTGCAGCGCTAAAAGATGAGTTAAATTTTGATGATACGGTTCGTTTCCCGGAAGCTATTTATGGGAAAGCAAGTAAAAATAATACAGATAGAATATTAAAAATATGTGCCGATTTTGAAGATCATGGGGCATTGGTAGAAGATTTGAGTAAAACGCTGGCTGGTAGTCTTCAAAGTAGGGGCAGAAAAGGCTATAATGATGTGGCAAAAGATAGAATTGACACGGATTACCGCATGTATTTGTATAGTATAGATCAGGTAGAAACCAGTATTGGTTGGTGGCATGTGGGACCCAAAGACCAACCTTATGGGCGTTTTGCTCGCGGGTTTGAGCATGCCTCAGGAAAAGATACATTGTACTTTAAATTTCACAATACCTTTTTTGATGGAACTCCTGGAAAACTAAAATTCCGCATAATTTGGCTGGATAATAATGATGGGGAATGGGCCTTAGGTTATGATATTGGAAAAGCGAAATTAAAAATCGCCAAAATAGTCAAGGGTAAAAACACAGGACGATGGATAGAAGAGGAAATTCAAATAAATGATGCCTTGATGCAAAAAAATGGTCCACGTGGTTCTGATATTGCCATAATTAATACGGACAATAAAGATGATATTTTTCATTTAATTGAGGCCGAAAAGCAATATTAA